In the genome of Marinomonas algicola, the window TACAGCAAGCAATCCTCAACCTGAAATTGATGTCATAACGACAGAAGCTGAATCGACAACCGAGACAGCACCACAATCTCAAGAAAAGGCAAGCAACACAGATGACATAAATCGCTCATCAACCAAGACCAATGAAGCGGTTACGGAGAAACCAGAAAGATCAACGAGAACCCCTCGTCGCGGTCGTGGTAAACCTGCACCCGTAGCAAAAGTCGATATTAAGGAGCCTGTAGAGCTGCCTCAAGCAATCATTGATCAACAAGAAAAGATCAAACTTGAGCGCGAGCAAAGACTCTCTGAAAGTAAACCAAGACGTAACTCTAGAGGCCGTGTACAAAACGACCCAAGATTACAAAGAGAAAGCAAAGGCGAAGACAAACCAGAAGTGGAAACCAGTTCTGACTAACCTAAGCTAAGAAGAAAAGAGCCCGCATAATGCGGGCTCTTTTGCATAAATATATATTTTATTTACCCATTTAAATAAAATTACTATCTATAATTTACTTTATATACCGTTTTAAAAGACAAAAATTAATTAGGATCTTCACATGATTTTTGCCGACTCTCGCTTTAAAGATTTTAACTTTATAGGCGATTTATTTGGTGGAGCCACCACCGCTATCGTCTCCCTTCCACTTGCGCTCGCATTTGGAGCCGCTTCCGGTGCAGGCGCAGAAGCAGGCCTATGGGGTGCCATTTTGGTTGGCCTTTTCGCCTCTTTCTTTGGTGGTTCAACGTCTTTAATTTCTGAACCAACCGGCCCTATGACAGTAGTCATGACAGCCGTCCTTACAACCATGATGGCCGAACACCCAGATCAGGGGCTTGCCATGGCATTTACCGTCGTTATGATGGCCGGCTGTTTTCAGATTTTGCTTGGCAAACTTAAATTAGGCAAATACATAACCCTCATGCCTTATAGCGTAATATCAGGCTTTATGTCTGGTATCGGTATTATTTTAATCATACTACAGCTAGCACCCTTCTTGGGGCAGACCAGCCCAAGCGGTGGTGTACCTGGTACTATCATGGCTATACCAAATCTGGTGCGAAACATGGATTTCGCCGAACTCTTTTTAGGTTTATCCACTCTAGCCGTGCTATTTTACGTACCCAAAAGCTGGAAGAAATACGTACCACCCCAACTTGTTGCCCTTATTTCTATAACACTTCTATCCATTATTCTATTTGATTCCGAATCCATTCGACGAATTGGCGTGATCCCCTCTGGCCTTCCATCAATTCAATGGCCCACCTTTTCTTTTGATTTATTGGGTGAAATGATAATGGACGCCTTAGTCCTTGGAACACTTGGCTGTATTGATACATTACTGACCGCCGTGATTGGCGATAGCCTTACAAGAAAAGAGCACGACTCAAATAAAGAGCTGGTCGGTCAAGGTATTGCCAACCTAGTGTCTGGTTTTTTTGGCGGCCTTCCAGGTGCTGGCGCCACAATGGGAACAGTTGTTAACATTCAAACCGGAGCAAGATCGCCTGTCTCAGGTATTATAAGAGCGTTGATATTGTTCTTTATTGTTATGTGGGCCGCCCAACTAACACAACCTATCCCAATGGCTGTACTCGCTGGTATTGCGCTTTATGTTGGCTTAAATATTCTGGATTGGAGCTTTCTAAAACGCGCTCATAAAGTGGCCCGATCTCCAACTATAATAATGTATGGCGTGATGGTTTTGACCGTTTTCGTTGACTTAATGGTTGCCGTTGGCATAGGCGTGTTTATCGCCAACATACTGACCATTGAGAAACTTAGCCGAATCCAAGAAGGCAATATTAAGTCCATTAGTGATGCGGATGATGATGTACCACTATCAAAACAAGAAAGAGCTTTGCTTGATCAAGCAGAAGGCAAGGTATTGTACTTTTACCTTTCTGGACCAATGATTTTTGGCGTAAGCAGGGCCATTGCTAGACATCACAGTGCAACAACACATTATCAGGCGATGGTGATAGATCTTAGCGACGTACCAATGATGGATTTAACCGTAGGGCTCGCTCTGGAAAACGCCATTAAAGACGCGCTAGAAGCAAATTGCCGCGTTTACATTTTAGCGCCAAATGAACAAACGCGTGAAAGCTTATTTAAACTCGGCGTTAAGAAACAATTGCCTGAAAATGCGTTTGTTGAATCCAGAATGCTCGCTTTAGAACGTGCCTTAGCAGACACAAATGACACGCCAAAAAGACGTCAGGAAGAAGGTGCAGTCAATACAGGAGAAGCCAATAACATACTAACACCGGAAAGCACATCCGATTGATCCCAAGATTATCTATAGTGAGCCTACCCTAACGCAGTAGGCTCTCTTTCAAGCTGCACACCAAACTTACTTTTCACATCGTCAACTATGGCCGTTTGCAACTTCAATAGGTTATCAGACGTTTCATTATCATAGTTAACCAATACAAGCGCTTGCGCCTCATACACCCCTACTCCTCCCACTCTGTGCCCTTTCCAGCCCGCCCTATCAATAAGCCAACCAGCGGCCAATTTCCAACCATCACCCTGTTGATATGAGACAAGGTCAGGGTATAAATGCTTAAGACTTAGGTATTTGGCATCTGAAACAATTGGGTTTTTAAAGAAGCTCCCCGCATTGCCTAATTTTTTGGGATCGGGGAGTTTTTTCTGTCGTATTGCGGACACTTTATTAAAAATTTCTAAAGCGCTCGGAATAAAAGTGTTAAAAGTGCCTTTGGCAAAATAATCTAATTGAGTGTTAGCGAGCGTCGATAATTTAAGCCTAATTTTGGTAACAATATGGGAGCCTTTCCACTCATGTTTGAAGCGACTTTCTCGATAAGAGAAGTGACAATCAGCCACACCAATCCATTCCAAAGCGCCAGTTAAGCGATTATAAACTTCCACTTCCTGTAAGATATCTTTAATCTCTACACCATAAGCCCCAATATTCTGTATTGGGGCGGCACCAGCCGTACCAGGAATTAAGGCCAAATTTTCAATTCCATATAACCCTTGACGAACACTGTACTCAACCGCTTCATGCCAAATTTCACCCGAAGCAAGCTCAAGAATGCAATCAGTCGACCCCTCTATGTAGGATGTAGACATTCCTTTTATACGATTAATCGCCACGACACCTTGCACATCCCCCTCTAAAACGACGTTGCTTCCGGATCCAATAACAGTCAGCGAACACTGCTTATCTTCAACAAACATGATGAGTTCAGCCAGCTCCATTGCATCGTTTACAAGGCAAAAGTACTCAGCATAATAGTTAAAACCAAAGGAATTATGGTGTTTTAGCGAGTGATTATTAAGAATTTGTAGAGGCATAATTGGCTTGTTATTTTGAAGATGAATCAAGAAATGCTAAAAAGTTGTCCGACAAAGCCATAAGATGATCAACCATGACTTCAAACGACTTCTCACCATCGTAATACGGGTCATTTACTTCCCCCAAAGAAGGGCTGTTTGGCAAAGAACCAAATAACAAAATTTTATTTTTATAGGGTTCAGGACACATCGCAATTAAATGTTGATAATTACTTTCATCCATCGCTAGAATCCAATCAAAGTAAGCAAAGTCGTCGTTATTAACCTGCCTTGCCTGTTGATAACCAATATCTATCGAACGCTTTTTTAATGCGGCGATGGAACGAGGATCTGGCTTTGAACCAATATGATAGGCCGCCGTCCCAGCGGAGTCCAACTGCAGATCAATGCCTTTTCTCGAAGCAGCCGCATACTCTAAGATACCTTGTGCCGCTGGCGAACGGCAAATATTACCTAAGCAAACGGTTAACACCTTAATAGATCTCATTTTTTTTGATCAGAATCTAAGCGCTCATCTGTTGTCAGCGTTCGCGCTTCCGTTTCAAGCAATACAGGAATCCCATCACGTATCGGGTAAGCCATTCCTCCCATTTTACTAATAAGCTCTGTTCCCTCTTGATTCAAGATCAATGGTGCTTTAGTAACAGGACAAACCAAAATATCAAGCAGTGCTTTATTCATTTTTAACGTACCTTTGTAAAATTTGATAATGAATTTATCAAATTAAATTTAAAATCTTCAGTTAGCTGCAAACTCACCCTAAGATACCAAACATCATCGTTTTGGATATTAAGAGAGAAACACTTTACAGCATCCTTCTCTGTCATTACTACAGGCCCTTCATTCGGGATATCCTTGGCCTCCAATAAGTGATGGTCAGACAGCCAATGAGTCGAATAATCATTCGCTATATTTAATGTCGTTAAGGTGTTTAAAAAACGAGTCGGATTACCAATTGCCGCCACAACTGACCAAGCAGACTTGCTCTGTAGTACTGATAAGTCAGCCGTTAGCCCCGTTTTAACATTCACTAAATCCACTACACTTAAAGGGAAGCAGGCAAACTTTTCAGAAACCTCTTTAGGAATATACTTAGGACATTCAGAGAATTGCCCCTGTTGAATGACAGATGCAATAAAGTGAACGTCTTTCAACCTTTCAATAGGCTCTCTTAAAGGGCCAACGGGCAGTAAAAAACCATTTCCAAAACCCCTTTCATAATCCACCATCACAATTTCGATATGCCGGTCCAATGCGTAATGCTGTAAACCATCATCGCTAATAACAAGATCAACATCGGCTTCTGCAATCAATTTTTGAACGGCTTGAACACGATCACGCCCTACAACAACGGGGCAAGATGTTCTTTTTGCAAGCATCAACGGCTCATCACCTACGTCTTCTGGCGACGCATCACCAGTAACTAACACGGCGCCTTTATTGTTAGATCCATATCCTCTAGATACAATACCAGGCGTGTAGCCATTCGATACTAACCATTGACACAGAGCCACCACCATAGGGGACTTACCTGTCCCTCCAACAGTCAAGTTACCAACAACGATCACCGGGACGGAAGACTGAAACAAAGACGCTCTACTTTCAAGAAAACGTACTCGTTTTTGTCTAACAAAGCGCTTTATTACTGGCATCAGAGGATAAAAACAACGTGTCCAACAGTGCCCTTCATACCAAGCCTTACTAAATAGGCGATCAAGATTCACTGAGAACGCTCTCTTTCTGCCGTATGAGCTAATTTAGTAAACCCAAGCTGAGAAGCGGCATCATATAGCCTCATAACCATTTCGTAGGATGAATTAGCATCAGCTGTTATGATTAGCGGTATCTGATTATTACCCGAAGACGCTTCCTGCAGTCCAAGCTTAAGAGTTTCAGTACGACCATTGACCAAAGCCAATCCATTAATAACATATTGACCATCAGACGTAATCACCACTTCCAACTTATCATTTCCAATGGAAACCGCATCACTCGCCGATGCCGTTGGTAAGTCAATCGTCAATTCTGTACTTTGCTTAAATGTCGTAGTTACCATGAAAAAAATTAGCAATAAAAAAACAACGTCAATCAACGGTGTTAAATTGATACTTACTTCTTCAATTTTTTGACGGCGAAACTTCAATGTTTCACTCCTGTCTTAGCATCCCTATCCCCATGTATCACTTCGACTAATTTTGTTGCTTGTTGCTCCATCGTCACCACCAGTTCATCAATACGACGACTAAAGAAACGGTGAAATATGAGAGCAGGGATTGCGACACCCAGACCTGCCGCTGTAGTTAAAAGTGCTTCAGAAATACCACCAGCTAACAGCGCCGTATTACCAGCCCCCTCAGACATAAGTACAGAAAACACTTTTATCATTCCGACAACCGTACCAAGTAAACCAAGTAAGGGGGCAATAGCCGCAATGGTACCCAATGTGTTCATAAACTTTTCCAGTTCATGAATGGCATGACTTGCGGCTTCCTGTACACTCTCCTTCATCACATTACGGCCGTGCTTGGAATTCAACAACCCTGCGGCGAAGATAGAGCCTAACCCAATTTCAGATTGCAAATTACGAATTTTTTCAACGGTTAACCTGTCTTCACGAAGCATACCCAAGATCTCAGATAATAAATTTCTTGGTGCTACCCTATTACGTCTAAGAGCCCAAAAACGCTCAATGATAATCGCCATCGCAATGATTGAACAAAGCAATAGTGGCCATATAAAAAAACCACCGGATTTAATAAAATCTAGCACTAACAGCTCCTTCTAAAATTTGACCTTAATTTACCATAATATCAATCTTTTCAATACGCTCACATAGGCCTTGATTATGGCTAAGTAACAAAAAATGACACGCAGAAAAGCCAACATATATTGAATCAGACCTTTCTTTGAGCACGAATTTTTCATTCGCACCGACCTGTATCCACGCCACTTTTAATGCATCAAGCATCTTGATAAGGTTTTCATCAGGCATTGTACTCAAAATAATAAGATCTGGTAGCATATCAAACACCCTTTTTACGGTTAACTTACTATTTGAGTCTGGCCATATCAGTAACGTCCATTTTTTATCCAATAATTCAATCCTTTGTAGATAATTTTTTAGCTCACTCCCTCCCGAATACCACCCAGTATCCAAAAACACAGACCGAATAAAATGATTACCGTCAGTCGTTATTGACTTTTGAAATATTGAAAACAACAACTCATTATTCTTATTTTCAATAATAAACACCTTACTTGGACAAAATTTCCCCGGTAACCAGCAGCTAAATAGTGCTGATTGCGTCACCTCATTACCTACAAAGAGTAATACCACTCCCATCAATACAGTTGCGATAAAAGATAGCCAACGGAAGTACATCACCATAATGACAACGACGAAAATTGAAAACACAATCAATGGCAAAGGTAAAAATGGATTAATTTCAACCAAGGTCATCTGAAGTGCAATAAAACTTAACACATCAAATAAGAAAGCGAGTGCAACGTCTAAGAAAAACATCAAGTAATAGGTGTCTAATAACAATGTTTCGATAACGGAAAAGACACCAACGGGAAACCAGAAAAAGGCGGTAAATGGAATAACCACCATATTTACAAACATGGTGTAAATGGAAACATGCTCTTGCCATCCAACAACAATTATCATGGAGGTAAGGCTAAGCAAGATCTGGATACAAAAAAGTTTTAATGGCCATATCATTGGCACCCGGATCATATGAACAATCACAAAAACCAAGACAAATGACAACCAAAATCCAGCCGAATACAGGTTTTCACTATTGATGGCAATCACTAACATAAAAGCAATAAGAAGTAATTGCTTTACACTCAGTGACCGATGGTAGGCCTTTAATACATTCAGACAAATAAGCATGATACAAGCGCGGCTGACAGCAGGTCCCCATCCAACAAAACTGCCATACAACATTATTAGTACAATAGTAAAAAAAACCTCTAGCGCTCTTTTAGACAGCCCTATTAAAATCAAGGAAGCAGGTAAGACGCACCAAATAACATTCAAAATAATCCGAATTATTGCGTACAGATACCCAACATGAAGACCAGAAACGACAAATAAGTGCCCCACACCCAGCACTTGAACAACCCATTTATCTAATTGATTCATCGCATCTTTTTCGCCAAATAATAAAGCTCTACTAAAACGCCAGCTTGAAAATTTAACAAACATGTTATCCACTGCCCCTTTTGCTAAGCCAAACTTTTGACTGGCCACAATTAAATTGTCATAAAGCAATGCCATGATAGAATGCATCTGATTCAGATATTGACCGACAAACATGAGAAGAAAATACGCAAAAAAAACAAATACAAGATGAACTTCACCTTCTATCCTTACTCTTTGACTGATTAAGTAGAGACAGAGCAGTAAGATGCAAGTAGAATAAAGACCGTTAACATCGTCGGGGACAATGACTGCCCCCATCCATAGAAACAAATGTTGTGACATACAACCTCCATGTTGTAAGTACGACCCAAATACAATTTTAGTATGCCGAAGCGTTACTTCAGAAAATTTATCCCAAACCCTGAAAAATTGAAGTCAAACAAAACTCTGAGCATCTTAGGCTCACAGATTTATGACCAAGATTTATGGCATTTAAGCCGTCGATCCGTTGCAAAAGCATTTTTTATTGGCATTTTTTGGGCATGCATCCCAATGCCGTTTCAAATGCTTGCAGCGGTATTGTGTGCTGTACCATTTCGAGCAAACATCCCCTTATCGGTCGCCCTGGTATGGATCACTAACCCACTCACGATGCCCTTTGTTTTTTATGGCAACTATTTAGTGGGCACTCTCTTTGTCGGTAGTCAAACCACAAAAAAATTCCAGCTTTCCGTTGAGTGGATTTGGGACAAAATGGATCACATCTGGCTTCCGCTGTACGTTGGATCCATCACAACAGGCCTTGTTATCGGCCTAACAGCCTACATCGCTACTTTAGTATTATGGAGACTGCATGTTGTTAAACGCTGGAAATTGAGGCGCTTAAACAAACAAATTAAAAAATAAAGGGATACACTCCTTGTCCCTTTACCTACTCCGTTTTTTCTTAGCCGCGAATTCCTCCCTTAAAAATAATTAACACACCTTGTTACTTTATTTTTTCCAACTCACCCAGAGAAAGCCTGTACGCAGAATCCACCCACGAGAGCATTCTTTCATCGTGAGTAACAATCAAAAAAGCCATATTTTTCGTGGCTTGTAATGACTTAATTAAATTCTGAATTTCTATCGCTGTTGTTTCATCCAAGTTCCCTGTCGGTTCGTCCATTAACACGCAAGATGGATTATTAATTAAGGACCTAGCAACGGCGACCCTCTGTCTTTCTCCTCCGGACAACTGGGCTGGACGATGGGATAAGCGCTCAGCAAGCCCTACTTGAGATAGTAGAGCCGTCGCCTCATCCACCGCAACCTTTTTTCTTTTTCCTGCAATCAGCAGTGGCATCATTACGTTTTCCAATGCTGAAAATTCTGGTAATAAATGATGCAGTTGATACACAAAGCCCAACTCTTTATTCCGCTGCTTAGAGCGTTGCTTGTCATTTAACTTAGACCAGTCTTTACCTGCTAAGCTAACAGAACCAGATGAGGCTAAATCTAAACCAGCTAACAAGTTTAATAACGTCGTTTTACCTGAACCAGAAGCACCAACAATCGCCGCCGTTTCACCTAATTCCAAGGCAAGATTGATCGACTTAAGTACATCAACCACATGTTTACCATCAGAATAAGATTTAGATAAATCACAACATTCCATCACGACTGAAGTCATATTACTCATATCTAAGTGCCTCTGCTGGTTCAATTTGGGATGCTCTCCATGCCGGATAAAGTGTCGCACAGACCGTCATAACAAAAGCAGCAATCACAATTAAGCGAACATCATTCCATTGCAGCTCAGATGGCAGATAACTAATAAAATAGACATCAGCGTTTAAAAATTGCCGATCTAATACTTTCTCAACCCACCCAATAATCGAACTCACATTCAGTGCGGCGGCGACACCTAAAACAACCCCTAGAACAGTCCCTAGTACACCTATAAACACGCCCTGAATAACAAAAACCCACATAACTTGGCCTGATGTTAGGCCCATGGTTCTTAGAATAGCAATATCGGTTTGCTTATCGGTTACCACCATAACCAAAGTAGATACAATATTAAACGCAGCAACGGCAACAATTAATAGCAATAACAACGCAATCATTGTTTTTTCCATTTGTATGGCCTGAAAAAGATTTCCATGCGTTCGCGTCCAATCACTCACTCTATTTTGTCCTGGAACAGCCCTAGCAATATCCCATATTCGGGCGGGCGCAACAAATAGATCATCAAAAGAGATCCTGACCCCTTCAACTTGCCCAGGTTGCAAACGCTTCAATTTCCCAGCATCCCTAACATGTATGTACGAAAAACTACTGTCCAGTTCGGCACCAACTTTAAAAGTACCGACTAAAGTGAAACGCTTCAGCGTTGGGCTAACACCAGCAATGGAGACATTCGCTTCTGGTAAAAGCGCGGTCACTTTATCCCCAACTTTAACTCGAAGCATTCGAGCCAACTGCTCGCCCAAAATAATACCAAATGATACATCGTCTAAATCAGACAACGCCCCCTGGGTCATATTTTTAGAAATAATTGACACTTTCTCTTCAAAGCTTGGGTCAATGCCATTCATTAAGGCTCCATGAACACCAGACTTAGATTGAAACATAACCTGCGTTTGAGTATGTGGGGCTACAGCAATGACATTAGGCTGAGCCATAATAATATCGGATACTGATTGCCAGTCATCTAAGGTAGGCATCCCCCATAGCGTAGCATGAGGCACCATCCCCAAAATTCTTTGTCTTAATTCACGGTCAAATCCATTCATAACAGACAACACCGTTATCAAGACCGCCACCCCAAGCGTTAATCCAGTAATAGAGGAAAAACTAATAAATGAAATAAAGTGGTTAGTTCGCTTCGCTCTCGCGTAACGCAACCCAATTCTTAATGGTAATAAATTTATCAATTCAAGCCCTTTTAAAAATAAAAACGGGAGACATGACAGCCTCCCGTTAAACAACTTTTCTTTTTTGCACAAGCTACAAACGGCTAGCTATTTAGGCTTTGTTACGCAGAAAAATCAATGCCAATTCGGCGGCCAATTTCTTCATAAGACTCAATAACATTACCTAGACCTTGTCTAAAGCGATCTTTATCTAACTTTTCACGGGTTTCACTGTCCCATAAACGACAGCCATCTGGAGAAAATTCATCCCCTAATACAACGTCACCGTGAAACAAGCCAAACTCAAGTTTGTAGTCAACCAGAATCATACCGCCTTCAGCAAATAACGCTTTTAACACGGAATTAACTTGATAAGTTAGCGCTTTCGCTTTAGCCAAATGCTCAGCCTTAGCCCATCCAAATGATTCAACATGGGATTCATTTATCATTGGATCACCCAAAGCATCATTCTTTAAAAACAATTCAAATGTAGGTGGGCTTAATTCTTGACCTTCAGTAACGCCTAAACGACGACATAGGCTGCCTGCAGCAACATTGCGGACAACACATTCAATAGGCATCATGTCTAAGCTTTTCACTAAAGAATCGGTATCACTCAAGCATTTCTCAAAATGCGTTGGTATACCCGCTTCCTGTAGTTTAGTCATAATAAAGGCATTAAACTTATTGTTTACCATGCCTTTACGACTCAGCTGCTCTATTCGCTTGCCATCAAACGCCGATGTGTCATCTCGAAATACGAGAACCATTTTATCAGGATCATCTGTACGAAACACAGACTTTGCTTTACCTGCATACAGCTCTTGTCGTTTTTCCATTGTTAGGGCTCCGAGTAAATTCTATTATGAGGGGTTTATAAAACGTGACATTACTTGATACGAACGTAATTCAGGATAATCAACATCAGAGAAGTCAATAATCAAAAATTTGCCTAACGTATTTGTATCAACTCTAAAGGTATAAATTTCTTCATCCCAATCGATATTATCTAGATTACGCCTTCTACCTTTTATTAAGCTTGGCTTAGACTCATCTTGATCAACAAAAGGAATTTTAAGGTCTACGATATCGCCTATTTTAGGCAATTCCTCTTCTGGCTTTAATGAGAGTTTATTCGAGCTAGTCGACAGTAAATATAAGCCAGCCGAAGAAATCAAGGTTTCTACGTTTTGTGTTTTATCATTTAACCTAAGTACAAACTGCCCCTTATGATCAACCCATAAAGGCGTTGTGTTGGTTTTAAATTGGCTCGATAAAAAAGCGGTAGTATCATTCAGTTGTTTACCTAACACACCCCATAAACGTACAACTGAGGTTTCTGCAAATTGGCTTTCACTCGGGCTTTTCCACTCTGATGAAACACCATCAGATGATTCTTTCCGATAACGAACATCAATTTTGGTACCGATGGGATCAAACGATAAATCAAACTGAAATACAATACCGTCAGATGGTAAGCGAGTAATTGAACGCCACAATGACGCTAATTTACCCTCATTACTCGTGGTGAATCTCTGAGTTTCAATGATTCCATCTAGGTTCGATCGAATTGGGTTACCATCACCATACAAGCCCGTCAGAAAGTTGGTTAGTATATTTTCTGTAACCGATTGTGCGGCCGGAACTAAAAGCTGGTAACGCCCTTCTAATGAGGCAATATGAATCGGCGTTAATGCATGATACAGGGAAGGAGGACTAGGAATTTGAGGCTGACTTAGGTCATTTAAGTTTCCTACACGTTGCTCATTTGGTATATAAAGTTTATCAACTGGTGGCTTACTCCCTTCAGGGTATTTTAAAACCTGGGCATTGGCTTTAACGGTTTTGTAATCATCCCGATGATCCTTGATAACACTAGAGCTACCACAACCTGCTAAAAATAAACATAATATCGTACCAAGAGCACATTGCTTAATCATTTTAATGATATCCCCGAGAGTAACATTGACTCTTCAAGTTGAGCTCGAAATTCAACAGAAAGAGACGTTAATGGTAGACGAATTCCAGCGTCACATAACCCCATTCTATGAACCGCCCATTTTACAGGAATAGGATTAGATTCTAAGAACAAATTAGCGTGTAAAGAAGCCATACTTGCATCCACAGTTCGTGCCATTTCCGCGTTATTTTCAATAGCATAAATAGCCGCTTGGGAAACCTTTTTGGGGGCCACATTAGCCGTCACAGAAATATTACCTTTACCACCAGAAAGCATAAGCTCTACCGCGGTAGCATCATCACCTGAATAAACAGCAAAATCGGCAGGTAATTTTTCAATCAATTCACGGCCTCTTGCCACATCTCCAGTAGCGTCTTTAAGGCCAATGATATTCTTAATAGCAGATAAACGTAGAACGGTCTCATTAGCCATATCGCAGGCAGTTCTTCCGGGTACATTGTAAAGTATCTGTGGAATATCAACCGCTTCAGCGACGGCTTTGAAATGTAAGTAGAGACCTTCTTGGGTGGGTTTGTTGTAGTATGGTGTGACCAGTAAACACGCATCAGCACCCGCCTCTTTCGCCCTTTGAGTTAAATCAATAGCTTCGTGAGTTGAATTTGCACCAGTACCAGCGATAACAGGTACTCGACCTCCTACCTTTTGCACAACTTGACGGATTACATCTGCATGCTCTTCATAATCTAGGGTTGCTGATTCACCCGTCGTTCCAACAGCAACAATGCCGTGTGTGCCTTGTTCAATATGAAACTCAACCAATTCGTCGAGTTTACTTTTATCAACCGCACCATCGTCCATCATTGGGGTAATTAAAGCAACTAAGCTACCGATAATCATTCAGAGTCTCCAAGAAAAAATAACGGGACATATAGTACCGCCCAGCTTGGTTTGAAACAATAACAGTAAGGTGTAAAGCCTTGTAAATAATTGATTGAAAGTAAACTTTTTATCACTATTAATACGTATATCACAATACAATCATTATTTTACTAAAAATAAGGTAACACATTATGACTTTATCCATTGGACAAGAAGCACCAAAATTTGTCTCTAAAGATCAAGATGGTAACGAAATTTCATTAGTGGATTTTTTAGGAAAAAAAGTCGTTTTATATTTTTATCCTAAAGATTCCACTCCAGGCTGCACGACT includes:
- a CDS encoding SulP family inorganic anion transporter, translated to MIFADSRFKDFNFIGDLFGGATTAIVSLPLALAFGAASGAGAEAGLWGAILVGLFASFFGGSTSLISEPTGPMTVVMTAVLTTMMAEHPDQGLAMAFTVVMMAGCFQILLGKLKLGKYITLMPYSVISGFMSGIGIILIILQLAPFLGQTSPSGGVPGTIMAIPNLVRNMDFAELFLGLSTLAVLFYVPKSWKKYVPPQLVALISITLLSIILFDSESIRRIGVIPSGLPSIQWPTFSFDLLGEMIMDALVLGTLGCIDTLLTAVIGDSLTRKEHDSNKELVGQGIANLVSGFFGGLPGAGATMGTVVNIQTGARSPVSGIIRALILFFIVMWAAQLTQPIPMAVLAGIALYVGLNILDWSFLKRAHKVARSPTIIMYGVMVLTVFVDLMVAVGIGVFIANILTIEKLSRIQEGNIKSISDADDDVPLSKQERALLDQAEGKVLYFYLSGPMIFGVSRAIARHHSATTHYQAMVIDLSDVPMMDLTVGLALENAIKDALEANCRVYILAPNEQTRESLFKLGVKKQLPENAFVESRMLALERALADTNDTPKRRQEEGAVNTGEANNILTPESTSD
- the murB gene encoding UDP-N-acetylmuramate dehydrogenase; the encoded protein is MPLQILNNHSLKHHNSFGFNYYAEYFCLVNDAMELAELIMFVEDKQCSLTVIGSGSNVVLEGDVQGVVAINRIKGMSTSYIEGSTDCILELASGEIWHEAVEYSVRQGLYGIENLALIPGTAGAAPIQNIGAYGVEIKDILQEVEVYNRLTGALEWIGVADCHFSYRESRFKHEWKGSHIVTKIRLKLSTLANTQLDYFAKGTFNTFIPSALEIFNKVSAIRQKKLPDPKKLGNAGSFFKNPIVSDAKYLSLKHLYPDLVSYQQGDGWKLAAGWLIDRAGWKGHRVGGVGVYEAQALVLVNYDNETSDNLLKLQTAIVDDVKSKFGVQLEREPTALG
- a CDS encoding low molecular weight protein-tyrosine-phosphatase; its protein translation is MRSIKVLTVCLGNICRSPAAQGILEYAAASRKGIDLQLDSAGTAAYHIGSKPDPRSIAALKKRSIDIGYQQARQVNNDDFAYFDWILAMDESNYQHLIAMCPEPYKNKILLFGSLPNSPSLGEVNDPYYDGEKSFEVMVDHLMALSDNFLAFLDSSSK
- a CDS encoding Trm112 family protein, with protein sequence MNKALLDILVCPVTKAPLILNQEGTELISKMGGMAYPIRDGIPVLLETEARTLTTDERLDSDQKK
- the lpxK gene encoding tetraacyldisaccharide 4'-kinase, yielding MNLDRLFSKAWYEGHCWTRCFYPLMPVIKRFVRQKRVRFLESRASLFQSSVPVIVVGNLTVGGTGKSPMVVALCQWLVSNGYTPGIVSRGYGSNNKGAVLVTGDASPEDVGDEPLMLAKRTSCPVVVGRDRVQAVQKLIAEADVDLVISDDGLQHYALDRHIEIVMVDYERGFGNGFLLPVGPLREPIERLKDVHFIASVIQQGQFSECPKYIPKEVSEKFACFPLSVVDLVNVKTGLTADLSVLQSKSAWSVVAAIGNPTRFLNTLTTLNIANDYSTHWLSDHHLLEAKDIPNEGPVVMTEKDAVKCFSLNIQNDDVWYLRVSLQLTEDFKFNLINSLSNFTKVR
- a CDS encoding ExbD/TolR family protein, giving the protein MKFRRQKIEEVSINLTPLIDVVFLLLIFFMVTTTFKQSTELTIDLPTASASDAVSIGNDKLEVVITSDGQYVINGLALVNGRTETLKLGLQEASSGNNQIPLIITADANSSYEMVMRLYDAASQLGFTKLAHTAERERSQ
- a CDS encoding MotA/TolQ/ExbB proton channel family protein — protein: MLDFIKSGGFFIWPLLLCSIIAMAIIIERFWALRRNRVAPRNLLSEILGMLREDRLTVEKIRNLQSEIGLGSIFAAGLLNSKHGRNVMKESVQEAASHAIHELEKFMNTLGTIAAIAPLLGLLGTVVGMIKVFSVLMSEGAGNTALLAGGISEALLTTAAGLGVAIPALIFHRFFSRRIDELVVTMEQQATKLVEVIHGDRDAKTGVKH